In the Emys orbicularis isolate rEmyOrb1 chromosome 3, rEmyOrb1.hap1, whole genome shotgun sequence genome, one interval contains:
- the SLC66A3 gene encoding solute carrier family 66 member 3: MEALLVLANWSTLLVCMVLKLPQVVAVLAARSARGVSLESLVLELSGFLVFLRYQSYYSYPLETYLEYPILIAQDVILLVFVLHYSGNMKQALPYIVIFVGGWYFLTLQKWIIDLAMNLCTLISAASKFAQLRCLWQTRDSGQVSALTWSMSAYTCATRIVTTIMTTNDLMVLVRFIIMLVLNIWVTATILRYRKTEKTD, translated from the exons ATGGAGGCGCTGCTGGTCCTGGCCAACTGGAGCACGCTGCTCGTGTGCATGGTGCTCAAGCTGCCGCAAGTGGTGGCCGTGCTGGCTGCCCGCTCCGCGCGCGGCGTCAGCCTGGAGAGCCTGGTGCTGGAGCTGAGCGG ctTCCTTGTGTTTCTAAGATACCAGAGTTACTACAGTTATCCCCTAGAGACTTACCTGGAGTACCCCATCCTAATTGCACAAG ATGTCATTCTCCTGGTCTTTGTTCTGCATTACAGTGGCAACATGAAGCAAGCTTTGCCTTACATAGTCAT ATTTGTGGGAGGATGGTACTTTCTAACTCTGCAGAAATGGATAATAGACCTGGCCATG aatttgtGTACGTTAATCAGTGCAGCAAGTAAATTTGCTCAGCTGCGGTGTCTGTGGCAGACAAGAGATTCCGGACAAGTGAGTGCCCTGACCTGGAGTATGTCTGCATACACATGTGCAA CAAGAATAGTTACAACTATAATGACCACAAATGATCTTATGG TTCTAGTCCGTTTCATAATCATGCTGGTTCTTAATATATGGGTCACAGCCACAATATTGCGTTACCGGAAGACTGAAAAGACTGATTAG